One genomic window of Bicyclus anynana chromosome 10, ilBicAnyn1.1, whole genome shotgun sequence includes the following:
- the LOC112053210 gene encoding oocyte zinc finger protein XlCOF6 isoform X1, with the protein MNSQVCVNCYNKKTVNQTDNRLVTESCGHVKCMDCLLHEKFGCEACKRNGCEEEVLVSKPESDAGEKSKTYTVTVEYEEVPRDEQELLKKKKLDISHIKAEENGGKTTYLCTVCKKNFTSRSQVSYHAYCNGQKKPYHCQTCKQSFASQSHYKYHLRTHTQERPFSCEVCGQNFYDLSKLKRHTLKHTKEKKYSCKECSKSFNSLSAVRKHTLTHTDERPFACATCARRFRDSSNYKKHVHKHKRLCQKCGEELPVGKGAEKQHQCSPGATGPRPHPCPRCRKSFHSKKDMRRHAAIHSDSKPYRCKLCPEDRCFRRKDNLERHVRNAHPDCSPSSAYECDLTALQSLTEAGADTYEKSEKTKLEILNPLPPLPQEVINKHIEEANNKESNVNTSVTEVKHNEVSKTSECVVDKKSIIEANNARESVIVEKRPSDCEKKVPSPENEYVHKIRKAIIPLPPIDQEKFRSVQRGHLPDSGTVKPITNMDIYKKILFEKVEKDTTEVIQNPKMHWRRKMEQDIN; encoded by the exons ATGAATTCCCAAGTTTGTGTGAATTgttataacaaaaaaactgtGAATCAGACAGATAACCGTCTGGTGACGGAGAGTTGTGGTCATGTGAAGTGTATGGACTGCCTGCTCCACGAGAAATTCGGTTGTGAAGCGTGCAAGAGAAATGGATGTGAGGAAGAGGTGTTGGTCTCCAAGCCAGAGTCGGATGCAGGCGAAAAAAGTAAGACATACACAGTCACTGTCGAATACGAAGAGGTCCCCCGAGATGAACAGGAGcttttaaaaaagaagaagCTGGATATCAGTCATATAAAAGCAGAAGAAA ATGGTGGCAAGACCACTTATCTATGCACTGTGTGCAAGAAAAATTTCACATCTCGAAGCCAAGTATCATACCACGCTTACTGCAATGGACAGAAGAAGCCCTACCACTGCCAAACTTGCAAACAGAGCTTTGCCTCACAGTCCCATTACAAGTACCATTTAAGAACACATACCCAGGAGCGCCCATTTTCTTGTGAAGTCTGCGGCCAAAACTTCTACGATCTGTCAAAGCTAAAGAGGCACACGCTTAAACATACCA AAGAAAAGAAGTACTCGTGCAAGGAGTGCAGCAAGTCGTTCAACAGCCTGTCGGCGGTGCGCAAGCACACGCTCACGCACACGGACGAGCGGCCCTTCGCCTGCGCCACGTGCGCCCGCCGCTTCCGGGACAGCTCCAACTACAAGAAGCATGTCCACAAACATA AGAGGCTGTGCCAGAAGTGCGGCGAGGAGCTGCCGGTGGGCAAGGGCGCGGAGAAGCAGCACCAATGCTCGCCCGGGGCGACGGGGCCCCGCCCGCACCCCTGCCCCCGGTGCCGGAAATCGTTCCACTCCAAGAAAGATATGCGCAGACATGCCGCTATACACTCAG ATTCCAAACCATACCGCTGCAAATTATGTCCCGAAGACCGTTGCTTCAGACGAAAAGACAATTTGGAGAGGCACGTGAGAAATGCTCATCCCGATTGCTCCCCGTCCTCTGCATACGAATGCGATCTTACCGCGCTGCAGAGCTTAACAGAAGCTGGTGCTGACACTTACGAGAAAAGCGAGAAAACCAAACTAGAAATACTCAACCCCCTCCCACCTTTACCACAAGAAGTCATCAACAAACACATAGAAGAAGCAAACAACAAAGAATCAAACGTCAACACAAGTGTCACAGAAGTGAAGCACAATGAAGTCAGTAAAACCAGTGAGTGTGTAGTGGACAAAAAGTCGATAATCGAAGCGAACAATGCTCGCGAGAGTGTCATAGTCGAGAAACGTCCATCAGATTGTGAAAAAAAAGTGCCAAGCCCTGAGAACGAGTATGTTCACAAAATTCGTAAAGCAATAATACCTCTACCTCCCATAGATCAAGAGAAGTTCAGAAGTGTCCAAAGAGGACATCTGCCCGATAGTGGTACTGTCAAGCCTATAACAAATATGGACATTTACAAGAAGATTTTGTTTGAGAAGGTGGAAAAAGACACGACTGAGGTGATACAGAATCCCAAGATGCATTGGAGGAGGAAAATGGAGCAGGATATTAATTA
- the LOC112053210 gene encoding oocyte zinc finger protein XlCOF28 isoform X2: MNSQVCVNCYNKKTVNQTDNRLVTESCGHVKCMDCLLHEKFGCEACKRNGCEEEVLVSKPESDAGEKSKTYTVTVEYEEVPRDEQELLKKKKLDISHIKAEEKEKKYSCKECSKSFNSLSAVRKHTLTHTDERPFACATCARRFRDSSNYKKHVHKHKRLCQKCGEELPVGKGAEKQHQCSPGATGPRPHPCPRCRKSFHSKKDMRRHAAIHSDSKPYRCKLCPEDRCFRRKDNLERHVRNAHPDCSPSSAYECDLTALQSLTEAGADTYEKSEKTKLEILNPLPPLPQEVINKHIEEANNKESNVNTSVTEVKHNEVSKTSECVVDKKSIIEANNARESVIVEKRPSDCEKKVPSPENEYVHKIRKAIIPLPPIDQEKFRSVQRGHLPDSGTVKPITNMDIYKKILFEKVEKDTTEVIQNPKMHWRRKMEQDIN, translated from the exons ATGAATTCCCAAGTTTGTGTGAATTgttataacaaaaaaactgtGAATCAGACAGATAACCGTCTGGTGACGGAGAGTTGTGGTCATGTGAAGTGTATGGACTGCCTGCTCCACGAGAAATTCGGTTGTGAAGCGTGCAAGAGAAATGGATGTGAGGAAGAGGTGTTGGTCTCCAAGCCAGAGTCGGATGCAGGCGAAAAAAGTAAGACATACACAGTCACTGTCGAATACGAAGAGGTCCCCCGAGATGAACAGGAGcttttaaaaaagaagaagCTGGATATCAGTCATATAAAAGCAGAAGAAA AAGAAAAGAAGTACTCGTGCAAGGAGTGCAGCAAGTCGTTCAACAGCCTGTCGGCGGTGCGCAAGCACACGCTCACGCACACGGACGAGCGGCCCTTCGCCTGCGCCACGTGCGCCCGCCGCTTCCGGGACAGCTCCAACTACAAGAAGCATGTCCACAAACATA AGAGGCTGTGCCAGAAGTGCGGCGAGGAGCTGCCGGTGGGCAAGGGCGCGGAGAAGCAGCACCAATGCTCGCCCGGGGCGACGGGGCCCCGCCCGCACCCCTGCCCCCGGTGCCGGAAATCGTTCCACTCCAAGAAAGATATGCGCAGACATGCCGCTATACACTCAG ATTCCAAACCATACCGCTGCAAATTATGTCCCGAAGACCGTTGCTTCAGACGAAAAGACAATTTGGAGAGGCACGTGAGAAATGCTCATCCCGATTGCTCCCCGTCCTCTGCATACGAATGCGATCTTACCGCGCTGCAGAGCTTAACAGAAGCTGGTGCTGACACTTACGAGAAAAGCGAGAAAACCAAACTAGAAATACTCAACCCCCTCCCACCTTTACCACAAGAAGTCATCAACAAACACATAGAAGAAGCAAACAACAAAGAATCAAACGTCAACACAAGTGTCACAGAAGTGAAGCACAATGAAGTCAGTAAAACCAGTGAGTGTGTAGTGGACAAAAAGTCGATAATCGAAGCGAACAATGCTCGCGAGAGTGTCATAGTCGAGAAACGTCCATCAGATTGTGAAAAAAAAGTGCCAAGCCCTGAGAACGAGTATGTTCACAAAATTCGTAAAGCAATAATACCTCTACCTCCCATAGATCAAGAGAAGTTCAGAAGTGTCCAAAGAGGACATCTGCCCGATAGTGGTACTGTCAAGCCTATAACAAATATGGACATTTACAAGAAGATTTTGTTTGAGAAGGTGGAAAAAGACACGACTGAGGTGATACAGAATCCCAAGATGCATTGGAGGAGGAAAATGGAGCAGGATATTAATTA
- the LOC112053191 gene encoding elongin-B: MDVFLMIRRKKLTIFTDAKDTTTVLELKKMIEGILKVAPPSQMLFNKDSQLMEDEKTLAEYGLTSATAKAQCPAPIGLALRKENGEFEALELTPYSSPPDLPDVMKSQETNGQEQMDQH, from the exons ATG GACGTCTTTCTGATGATTAGgcgaaaaaaattaactatctTCACAGACGCCAAGGATACAACGACTGTTCTAGAATTGAAGAAAATGATAGAAG GTATCTTGAAGGTGGCTCCACCAAGTCAGATGCTGTTCAACAAAGACAGTCAGCTGATGGAGGATGAGAAGACACTGGCAGAGTACGGCCTCACCTCGGCCACTGCTAAAGCTCAGTGCCCGGCACCTATTGGACTGGCTTTGAG AAAAGAGAATGGTGAATTTGAAGCCCTGGAGTTGACTCCATACTCCTCACCCCCCGACCTGCCAGATGTGATGAAATCTCAGGAAACTAACGGACAGGAACAG ATGGACCAACACTAA
- the LOC128198404 gene encoding uncharacterized protein LOC128198404 has product MSLKELILKRSAIKGRITKFKNYLAKISQESLDTLQLSELKIKLSRFERLDSEFSKLQGQIETLNESELDDELDTREEFENEFTSSTALALDIVSRYANVRSAEGSHNVSLAADGSNNSQEQAVSHEIGFKLPLIQISKFDGTIFRWLEFRDTFKSLIHDNARILPVHKFHYLNSYLEGEAARVVGNLEVCAANYDKAWGLLCERYNNKRQLISNHLDALFNIELLSRESEHSLRALIDNVNRNLRALASLGQPTEHWDTLIIHMVCSKVDNQTSMKWEEHRNTLDEMPSLNQFNKFLKDRADVLESFNRNKAQHQRTSNPPNASGKNRNTNPHRSVTLTSQSNTHVRNINNKLRDPCVVCKGNHAIYSCPTFLNKTPELRLAEAQRLGLCINCLMSNHRTRHCYASRCRECKGRHATLLHRPCPAGRDQNSSVAAQSASDDLCVNFSRQSIAHVMLSTVLLEVSNPATFKSETVRALLDSGSQSSFLSKRVKDSLNLESIPTDLRIVGIGNTKNNRVTERCFVKLRSLQSEYQTDLTCFILPQLTTNIPKLHIDRKYFSLPSNTKLADPDFNSPAPIDALIGADLYWEIMGSTIKSLGDGRPYLCNSQFGWIISGPIELSRCTKQNNCNFAVTALSDEQLDNQISKFWEVEELPQKSLLSDSEKVCEQHFKTHTTRLESGRFSVRLPLKDSPTTLGNSLSQAKKRFFNLEKRFRKQPELKQAYREFINEYIDLGHCSELTNFSSKSGYFLCHHPIIRLKSESTRLRVVFDGTAPSSNGVSINSLQLIGPTIQDSLLSIILRFRLHKYVLTGDIEKMYRQIEINEKDRNLQLILWREDENEPLRALQLNTVTYGFASASFLSTRCLYQLGEECVDEKIKTIIQHDFYYDDLLTGADTKDQLSYILNSIQTSLKEGCFNLRKFRSNLPCIFQNSNLNLEDNLCLSNSTSALGLGWDPKSDILHFSCQTPLERRADIMSKRQIVSNTCKIFDPLGLISPSIILAKILVQKIWTLKLDWDQPVPPNIIKEWDRVQANIDVLNTINIPRYVLCDYLVKVELHSFCDASMSAYGACIYLKSTDAHGRVSVNLLCSKSRVAPSGKPMTIPRLELSAALLAARLCVSCLDSLRTPIVSCVHWCDSSVVLGWINTSPSKLKMFVANRVAEICESTRSSSWRHVPTESNPADLISRGVDAIRLKNSNLWWNGPGFLRLEECYWPTKINCKGTF; this is encoded by the exons ATGTCGCTcaaagaattaattttaaaacgcaGCGCTATTAAGGGCCGAATaactaagtttaaaaattatctgGCTAAAATAAGTCAAGAGTCTTTAGATACGTTGCAATTAAGCGagttaaaaattaagttaagtaGATTCGAGCGCTTAGATAGCGAGTTTTCGAAATTACAAGGCCAGATAGAAACATTAAATGAAAGTGAGCTTGATGACGAACTGGATACCCGCGAGGAATTTGAAAACGAATTTACTAGTTCCACCGCCTTGGCCCTCGACATTGTATCGCGTTATGCGAACGTTCGCAGTGCTGAAGGGTCTCATAACGTTTCACTAGCAGCCGATGGTTCTAATAACAGCCAAGAACAAGCCGTTAGTCACGAGATCGGGTTCAAACTGCCActtattcaaatttcaaaatttgatGGCACAATTTTCCGATGGCTCGAATTTCGCGACacatttaaatcattaattcaCGATAATGCTCGCATCCTACCAGTTCACAAATtccattatttaaattcatatctGGAAGGAGAGGCCGCCCGTGTTGTCGGAAATTTGGAGGTTTGTGCCGCGAATTACGACAAGGCGTGGGGCTTGCTATGCGAGCGTTATAACAATAAGAGGCAGTTAATAAGCAATCACCTCGACGCTTTGTTTAACATTGAATTACTGTCTCGCGAATCTGAACATTCGTTACGCGCATTAATAGATAACGTAAATAGAAATTTGCGCGCTTTAGCGAGTTTAGGCCAGCCCACCGAGCATTGGGACACACTAATTATACATATGGTTTGTTCTAAGGTGGATAATCAAACTAGCATGAAATGGGAGGAGCACCGAAACACTTTGGATGAGATGCCATCTTTAAATCAATTCAACAAGTTCTTAAAGGACAGAGCTGACGTTTTAGAGTCGTTTAATCGAAATAAGGCTCAACATCAACGAACATCTAATCCGCCAAACGCGAGCggtaaaaatagaaatacaaaTCCACACAGGTCGGTAACTCTTACCTCACAATCAAACACACATGTTcgcaatataaataataagttacGCGATCCTTGTGTTGTATGCAAGGGAAATCATGCAATTTATTCTTGCCCTACATTCTTAAATAAGACTCCTGAGCTGAGACTAGCTGAGGCTCAGAGGCTTGGGCTTTGTATAAATTGTCTGATGTCCAACCATCGAACTCGCCACTGCTATGCGAGTCGTTGCCGCGAGTGTAAGGGGCGCCATGCCACGCTCCTTCACAGACCTTGTCCAGCAGGGCGGGATCAGAATAGCTCCGTCGCAGCCCAGTCGGCTTCCGACGATCTATGTGTAAATTTTTCCAGACAATCCATTGCCCACGTCATGCTGTCTACCGTGTTGCTAGAAGTTTCAAACCCAGCGACCTTTAAGTCTGAGACAGTTCGTGCGCTACTGGACAGCGGCAGCCAGTCTAGTTTTTTGAGCAAGCGGGTCAAGGACAGCCTAAATCTGGAGTCGATACCCACCGACCTCAGAATTGTAGGAATAGGTAACACCAAAAATAATCGCGTGACTGAGAGGTGTTTTGTAAAATTGAGATCCCTACAAAGTGAGTACCAGACCGACTTAACTTGTTTCATACTACCTCAGTTAACTACAAACATACCAAAGTTACACATTGATCGCAAATATTTTAGCCTACCTTCAAACACTAAGCTTGCCGATCCTGATTTTAACAGCCCAGCGCCTATTGATGCGCTTATAGGGGCGGATCTGTACTGGGAGATAATGGGTTCTACTATAAAATCGTTAGGTGACGGAAGGCCATATTTATGTAACTCGCAATTCGGTTGGATTATTTCCGGACCAATAGAATTGAGTAGgtgcacaaaacaaaacaattgcaATTTTGCTGTTACCGCGTTATCGGACGAGCAATTAGACAATCAAATATCGAAATTCTGGGAAGTCGAAGAGCTACCGCAGAAATCACTTCTTAGTGATAGCGAGAAAGTGTGTGAGCAACACTTCAAAACACACACAACTCGTTTAGAATCCGGTCGTTTTAGCGTCCGATTACCTCTTAAGGATTCACCCACGACCTTAGGAAATTCACTAAGTCAGGCTAAGAAACGATTTTTCAACTTAGAAAAACGATTTCGTAAGCAACCTGAATTAAAACAGGCCTACCGCGAATTCATAAACGAATATATAGACTTAGGTCATTGTTCCGAATTAACGAacttttcatcaaaatcgggcTATTTTCTTTGCCATCATCCAATTATTAGGCTAAAAAGCGAATCAACTCGCTTACGAGTGGTCTTTGATGGAACGGCGCCTTCTAGCAACGGAGTTAGTATAAATAGTTTACAGCTCATAGGGCCTACTATCCAAGACTCTCTTCTATCCATTATATTACGGTTTCGATTACACAAATACGTTCTCACCGGCGATATAGAAAAAATGTATCGGCAGATAGAAATTAACGAAAAGGATCGAAATCTCCAATTGATATTATGGCGGGAGGACGAAAATGAACCGTTACGCGCATTACAGCTAAATACCGTTACCTACGGGTTCGCAAGCGCTAGCTTCTTGAGCACTAGGTGTCTTTATCAACTAGGAGAAGAATGCGTTGacgaaaaaatcaaaacaataataCAACATGATTTTTATTACGATGACCTACTAACGGGAGCCGATACAAAGGATCAGCTGtcttacattttaaattctatacAAACCTCGTTAAAGGAAGGTTGTTTCAATTTAAGAAAGTTTCGTTCAAATTTGccttgtatttttcaaaattctaactTAAATTTGGAAGACAATCTATGTCTTAGCAACTCAACAAGCGCGTTAGGTCTAGGTTGGGACCCTAAATctgatattttacatttttcatgcCAAACTCCGTTGGAGCGCAGAGCAGATATTATGTCGAAGCGTCAAATAGTATCGaacacttgtaaaattttcGATCCTCTAGGTTTAATTTCCCCGTCCATTATTCTAGCTAAGATACTCGTTCAAAAGATATGGACGCTCAAGTTAGATTGGGATCAACCAGTACCGCCTAACATAATAAAAGAGTGGGATCGCGTGCAAGCGAACATAGACGTTTTAAACACAATTAATATTCCGCGTTATGTGCTCTGCGACTATCTTGTTAAAGTCGAACTTCATTCATTTTGCGATGCCTCGATGAGCGCGTATGGCGCTTGCATTTACTTAAAGTCAACAGACGCGCACGGAAGAGTGAGTGTTAATCTTTTGTGTTCAAAATCGCGAGTAGCACCGTCGGGAAAGCCGATGACAATTCCGCGTTTAGAATTATCCGCAGCATTGCTCGCCGCTAGACTTTGCGTATCGTGCCTAGATTCACTTCGCACACCTATAGTTAGCTGTGTGCATTGGTGCGATTCAAGTGTTGTGCTCGGGTGGATAAATACTAGTCccagtaaattaaaaatgtttgtggCTAACCGAGTGGCTGAAATTTGTGAATCTACGCGAAGCAGTTCTTGGCGGCATGTACCTACGGAATCGAACCCGGCTGACCTTATATCAAGAGGTGTCGACGCCATACGTTTAAAAAATTCGAACCTCTGGTGGAACGGGCCTGGATTCCTACGCTTAGAGGAATGTTAttggcctactaaaataaactgTAAG GGCACTTTCTAA